In one window of Azotobacter salinestris DNA:
- the tnpB gene encoding IS66 family insertion sequence element accessory protein TnpB (TnpB, as the term is used for proteins encoded by IS66 family insertion elements, is considered an accessory protein, since TnpC, encoded by a neighboring gene, is a DDE family transposase.), with amino-acid sequence MVAVFGAAKPHNAYLFANKRANRMKVLVHDGFGVWLASRRLNRGRFVWPGSWQGAQFELSAEQLQALVVGLPWQRVGSGAEIRLL; translated from the coding sequence GTGGTGGCGGTCTTCGGTGCGGCGAAGCCGCACAACGCCTACCTGTTCGCCAACAAGCGGGCCAACCGCATGAAAGTGCTGGTTCACGATGGTTTCGGTGTCTGGCTGGCCTCGCGCCGGCTGAACCGGGGCCGCTTCGTCTGGCCGGGCAGCTGGCAGGGTGCCCAGTTTGAACTGAGCGCCGAGCAGCTTCAGGCCCTGGTGGTCGGGCTGCCCTGGCAGCGGGTCGGATCGGGGGCCGAAATCCGCCTTTTATAG
- a CDS encoding polysaccharide lyase family 7 protein, translating into MIDLSHWNLTIPVGAAIIQTRQLQTYESKWFVRNTDGSITFYAPSSGAGIRSTPNSVYPRSELRETLPNGADKEANWRLGSARVHRLSATLTVDSLAASQKAIIGQFHGTSTKPPFKLQITGSTIYVQYRPQYNGEERKDPILKGYRLGNRLAYSAAVTSDGELTVTVNGEVRRYRFDVASYRSDRWYAKAGMYSQQEIGGTGAGRATFYSLNMTHSDRTEASEVAQQAESQERHRQNPGALVRVRGSAG; encoded by the coding sequence GTGATTGATCTTTCGCACTGGAATCTCACCATTCCCGTTGGGGCCGCGATCATTCAGACCAGGCAGCTTCAGACCTATGAGTCGAAGTGGTTTGTCCGCAACACCGATGGCTCCATCACCTTCTATGCGCCTTCCTCCGGGGCAGGCATCCGAAGCACGCCGAACAGCGTTTACCCACGCTCCGAACTCCGGGAAACGCTGCCCAACGGCGCCGACAAGGAGGCCAACTGGCGCCTCGGCAGCGCCAGGGTCCACCGTTTGAGCGCAACGCTTACGGTCGACTCCCTGGCAGCCAGCCAAAAGGCGATCATCGGCCAGTTCCATGGCACGAGCACGAAACCGCCGTTCAAATTGCAGATCACCGGCAGCACCATCTACGTGCAATATCGCCCGCAGTACAACGGCGAGGAAAGGAAAGATCCCATCCTCAAGGGCTACAGGCTTGGCAACAGGCTGGCTTACTCGGCGGCAGTGACCAGCGATGGGGAACTGACCGTCACGGTCAACGGCGAAGTCAGGAGATACCGGTTCGACGTGGCCTCGTACCGGAGCGACAGGTGGTATGCCAAGGCCGGCATGTACAGCCAGCAGGAGATAGGCGGAACGGGGGCCGGGAGAGCCACCTTCTATTCGCTGAACATGACGCACAGCGACAGGACTGAGGCGTCCGAAGTCGCGCAGCAGGCGGAAAGTCAGGAACGCCACCGACAAAATCCGGGAGCATTGGTCCGTGTTCGAGGATCCGCCGGATGA
- the cysW gene encoding sulfate ABC transporter permease subunit CysW gives MSSTTLSAAASANAARRGNALGRRLLIATAWLAFAVFLLLPLYVVLSEALKLGFGTFFEALLEPDAISALKLTLLAVGISVPLNLVFGLAAAWCVSKYEFPGKSLLVTLIDLPFSVSPVIAGLIYMLLFGAQGLFGEWLSERDIQIVFALPGIVLATIFVTLPFVARELIPLMQEQGTQEEEAARLLGANGWQMFWHVTLPNIKWGLIYGVVLCTARAMGEFGAVSVVSGHIRGFTNTLPLHVEILYNEYNHVAAFSVASLLLVLALIILLLKQWSEARLSRLKSNAAEE, from the coding sequence ATGTCATCCACAACCCTGAGCGCGGCCGCCTCCGCCAATGCCGCCCGCCGCGGCAACGCCCTCGGCCGCCGCCTGCTGATCGCCACCGCCTGGCTGGCGTTCGCCGTATTCCTCCTGCTGCCGCTCTACGTGGTGCTGAGCGAGGCGCTCAAGCTCGGCTTCGGGACCTTCTTCGAGGCCCTGCTGGAGCCGGACGCCATCTCCGCCCTCAAGCTGACCCTGCTCGCCGTGGGCATCTCGGTGCCGCTCAACCTGGTGTTCGGCCTGGCTGCCGCCTGGTGCGTGAGCAAGTACGAGTTTCCCGGCAAGAGCCTGCTGGTGACCCTGATCGACCTGCCGTTCTCGGTCTCGCCGGTGATCGCCGGCCTGATCTACATGCTGCTGTTCGGCGCCCAGGGCCTGTTCGGCGAGTGGCTGAGCGAGCGCGACATCCAGATCGTCTTCGCCCTGCCCGGCATCGTCCTGGCGACCATCTTCGTCACCCTGCCCTTCGTCGCACGCGAGCTGATCCCGCTGATGCAGGAACAGGGCACCCAGGAAGAGGAAGCCGCGCGCCTGCTCGGCGCCAACGGCTGGCAGATGTTCTGGCACGTCACCCTGCCCAACATCAAGTGGGGCCTGATCTACGGCGTGGTGCTCTGCACCGCCCGCGCCATGGGCGAGTTCGGCGCGGTGTCGGTGGTCTCCGGACACATCCGCGGCTTCACCAACACCCTGCCGCTGCACGTCGAGATTCTCTACAACGAGTACAACCACGTCGCCGCCTTCAGCGTCGCCAGCCTGCTGCTGGTCCTGGCGCTGATCATCCTGCTGCTCAAGCAGTGGAGCGAAGCCCGTCTGTCCCGCCTCAAGTCCAATGCTGCCGAGGAGTAA
- a CDS encoding alpha/beta fold hydrolase: MYSSPSKLLFLPGASGSTRFWRPAADLLAHPAQKVHIGWPGLGSTPADPGVTRFADLVARVVAEIDQPTALVAQSMGGVIAMLAALEQPELVTHLVLTATSGGMDMESLGAQDWRPLFAEANLVVPQWFIDYREDLTPRLAELEMPTLLLWGDDDPVSPVSVGQRLATLLPRAELHVLPGGDHRLAKILAAEVAPLIDRHLAKSR, from the coding sequence GTGTATTCCTCTCCCTCCAAACTCCTGTTCCTCCCCGGCGCCTCCGGCAGCACGCGATTCTGGCGGCCGGCTGCCGACCTGCTCGCTCACCCGGCACAGAAAGTCCATATCGGCTGGCCCGGCCTGGGTTCGACGCCGGCCGATCCGGGCGTGACCCGTTTTGCCGATCTGGTGGCACGCGTCGTAGCCGAGATCGACCAGCCGACGGCGTTGGTGGCGCAGTCGATGGGCGGGGTGATTGCCATGCTGGCAGCGCTTGAGCAGCCCGAGCTGGTCACCCACCTGGTACTGACCGCGACCTCGGGCGGGATGGATATGGAGAGCCTGGGCGCGCAGGACTGGCGCCCCTTGTTCGCGGAGGCAAACCTGGTCGTGCCGCAGTGGTTCATCGACTATCGCGAGGACCTGACGCCCCGGCTGGCGGAGCTGGAGATGCCGACGTTGCTGCTGTGGGGCGATGACGACCCGGTCAGTCCCGTCAGTGTCGGCCAGCGCCTCGCCACGCTGCTGCCCCGCGCCGAGCTGCACGTTCTCCCCGGCGGCGATCACCGCCTGGCCAAAATCCTCGCCGCCGAGGTGGCGCCGCTGATCGACAGGCATCTGGCCAAGAGCCGATGA
- the tnpA gene encoding IS66-like element accessory protein TnpA — translation MQRRSYSKAFKAQVVQECSLPGNSVASVALSHGINTNVVHRWRRLAACSPSTGTLPAFLPVTLEPLVQSATSDQAEIRIEIPHRRTSLTVHWPAGDAEGCARFVRELLQ, via the coding sequence ATGCAGCGACGTTCTTATTCCAAGGCCTTCAAGGCGCAGGTCGTGCAGGAGTGCAGCCTGCCCGGCAACTCGGTTGCCAGCGTGGCCCTGAGCCACGGCATCAATACCAATGTGGTTCATCGCTGGAGAAGATTGGCCGCATGCTCCCCGTCGACCGGGACACTGCCCGCCTTTCTTCCGGTGACGCTGGAGCCGCTGGTTCAGTCGGCGACTTCCGACCAGGCGGAGATCCGCATCGAGATTCCCCATCGCCGTACAAGCTTGACCGTGCACTGGCCGGCGGGCGATGCCGAAGGCTGTGCCCGGTTCGTCCGCGAGCTCCTGCAATGA
- a CDS encoding DUF6566 family protein, protein MNNKGADVAVYVQKYKGFDMAVEPYRSGLGRKWTIRASVRRDREMFTSRKTDVDCSWDGIEAAREAGFRHCRALIDRLARH, encoded by the coding sequence ATGAATAATAAGGGTGCCGATGTTGCTGTTTATGTGCAGAAATACAAGGGGTTCGATATGGCTGTCGAGCCATACCGCTCCGGGCTGGGACGGAAGTGGACCATCCGGGCCAGCGTACGTCGGGATAGGGAAATGTTCACCTCCCGGAAAACCGATGTCGATTGTTCCTGGGACGGCATCGAAGCGGCCCGCGAGGCCGGCTTCCGGCATTGCCGCGCGCTCATCGACAGGCTGGCCCGGCATTGA
- the tnpC gene encoding IS66 family transposase, translating to MTSACFDHLTPEQLRELAAQLTQQVHYYKTRGEQLAHEIAVLKRHRFARRSEQLGAAQLSLLDDLLDTDIAAIEAELEELAPAPAAAGPRRQPRRTALPPQFPRTLIHHEPDNTQCSCGCQLKRIGEDVSEKLDYTPGVFTVERHIRGKWVCERCETLIQAPVPAQVIDKGIPTAGLLAQVMVAKFADHLPLYRQERIFARAGLAIPRSTLAQWVGRCGVQLQPLVDALRDTVLEQNVVHADETPVQMLAPGMKKTQRAYVWAYVPSPFAELRAAVYDFSPSRAGEHVRTFLGDWKGKLVCDDFAGYKACFEQGVTEIGCMAHARRKFYDLHVANQSQLAEQALRHIGQLYDVEREVHDLLPDERQRIRQEKAKPIADALHGWMLAQRRLVHEGTAIAKALDYSLKRWAALVRYLDDGMLAIDNNGCENQIRPWAIGRANWLFAGSLRSGKRAAALMTLIQSARLNGHDPYAYLKDVLTRLPTQKASGLTELLPHNWMPASKV from the coding sequence ATGACTTCTGCTTGCTTCGACCATCTGACTCCCGAGCAACTGCGCGAACTGGCGGCGCAGTTGACGCAGCAAGTCCATTACTACAAAACCCGCGGCGAGCAGCTGGCTCACGAAATTGCCGTCCTCAAGCGGCATCGGTTTGCCCGGCGCAGCGAGCAGCTCGGTGCTGCCCAGCTCAGCCTGCTGGACGATCTGCTCGATACCGATATCGCGGCCATCGAAGCCGAGCTCGAGGAACTGGCTCCAGCTCCCGCCGCTGCCGGGCCACGCCGGCAGCCCAGGCGCACGGCCTTGCCGCCGCAGTTCCCCCGCACGCTGATCCATCACGAGCCGGACAACACGCAGTGCTCCTGCGGCTGCCAGCTCAAGCGCATCGGCGAGGATGTCAGCGAAAAGCTCGACTACACCCCGGGCGTCTTCACGGTGGAGCGGCATATCCGCGGCAAGTGGGTCTGCGAGCGGTGCGAAACCCTGATCCAGGCGCCGGTTCCGGCCCAGGTGATCGACAAGGGCATCCCGACCGCCGGGCTGCTGGCCCAGGTCATGGTGGCCAAGTTTGCCGATCATCTGCCCCTGTACCGGCAGGAAAGGATCTTCGCCCGGGCCGGCCTGGCCATCCCGCGCTCGACCCTGGCGCAGTGGGTCGGCCGCTGCGGCGTACAGCTGCAACCGCTGGTCGATGCGCTGCGGGACACAGTCCTGGAGCAGAACGTCGTCCATGCCGACGAGACCCCGGTGCAGATGCTCGCGCCGGGCATGAAGAAGACCCAGCGCGCCTACGTCTGGGCCTACGTTCCCAGCCCGTTCGCCGAGCTGCGCGCAGCCGTCTACGACTTCAGCCCCAGCCGTGCCGGCGAGCATGTCCGCACCTTCCTGGGCGACTGGAAAGGCAAGCTGGTCTGCGACGACTTCGCCGGTTACAAGGCCTGCTTCGAGCAGGGCGTGACCGAGATCGGCTGCATGGCCCATGCCCGACGCAAGTTCTACGACCTGCATGTCGCGAACCAGAGCCAACTGGCTGAACAGGCCCTGCGCCACATCGGTCAGCTGTATGACGTCGAGCGCGAGGTACACGACTTGCTGCCCGATGAGCGACAGCGAATACGCCAGGAAAAAGCCAAGCCCATCGCCGATGCCCTGCACGGCTGGATGCTCGCCCAGCGCCGGTTGGTGCATGAAGGCACGGCCATCGCCAAGGCACTCGACTACAGCCTCAAGCGCTGGGCGGCCCTGGTGCGCTATCTCGATGACGGCATGCTCGCCATCGACAACAACGGGTGTGAAAACCAGATCCGCCCGTGGGCCATCGGCCGTGCGAACTGGCTGTTCGCCGGCTCGCTGCGCAGCGGCAAACGTGCGGCTGCGCTGATGACACTGATCCAGTCAGCGCGGTTGAACGGCCATGATCCGTATGCCTATCTGAAAGATGTGCTGACCCGGCTGCCAACGCAGAAGGCCAGTGGGCTCACCGAGCTGCTGCCGCACAACTGGATGCCTGCCAGCAAGGTGTAA
- a CDS encoding bestrophin family ion channel — MRKSRYLIKTLTYVGWSLFWLLLWDIFITVDYMLLVSPRWNLPPMPLTLLGSALVVLTSFRNSSAYNRWWEARTLWGTMTNNSRSFARQVLTLIDDAYGMNPVKAVLLRRHVAYVKALSAHLKGAPCGEEVQALIPAEEFDRRHHTNNFPNDILNGSAALLAKEYKAGRLDSMRLSRLESTMVVLSDCQGGMERIANTPLPYPYVYFPRLFITLFCLIMPIGLVETLGWYTPLASTVAGFMLLAIERVGTDLQSPFRNSEHRIQTEALCQNIERNLESMLRDATAERSPELVPLGGELKRL, encoded by the coding sequence ATCCGAAAAAGCCGATACCTGATCAAAACGCTTACCTATGTCGGCTGGTCGCTATTCTGGCTGTTGCTCTGGGATATCTTCATCACCGTGGATTACATGCTTCTGGTGAGTCCACGCTGGAATCTCCCTCCGATGCCCCTGACGCTGCTCGGTTCGGCGCTGGTGGTGCTGACCAGCTTCCGCAACTCCAGCGCCTACAATCGCTGGTGGGAAGCGCGCACCCTGTGGGGCACCATGACCAACAACTCGCGCAGCTTCGCGCGCCAGGTGCTCACCCTGATCGACGACGCCTACGGCATGAACCCGGTCAAGGCCGTGCTGCTGCGTCGCCACGTGGCCTACGTGAAGGCCCTGTCGGCGCACCTGAAGGGCGCTCCCTGTGGCGAGGAGGTCCAGGCGCTGATCCCGGCCGAGGAGTTCGACCGTCGCCACCACACCAACAACTTCCCCAACGACATCCTGAACGGCTCGGCGGCCCTGCTGGCCAAGGAATACAAGGCCGGACGGCTGGACAGCATGCGTCTGTCCCGCCTGGAGTCGACCATGGTGGTGCTTTCCGACTGCCAGGGCGGCATGGAGCGGATCGCCAACACGCCACTGCCGTATCCCTACGTGTACTTCCCGCGGCTGTTCATCACCCTGTTCTGTCTGATCATGCCGATCGGCCTGGTGGAAACCCTCGGTTGGTACACGCCGCTGGCTTCGACGGTGGCGGGCTTCATGCTGCTGGCCATCGAGCGGGTCGGCACCGACCTGCAGAGCCCCTTCCGCAACAGCGAGCACCGGATCCAGACCGAGGCCCTGTGCCAGAACATCGAGCGCAACCTGGAGTCGATGCTGCGCGACGCCACCGCGGAGCGCTCGCCCGAGCTGGTTCCGCTGGGCGGCGAGCTGAAGCGCCTCTGA
- a CDS encoding sulfate/molybdate ABC transporter ATP-binding protein — protein sequence MSIEIRNVSKRFGAFQALNDINLDIHSGELVALLGPSGCGKTTLLRIIAGLETPDAGSISFHGEDVSGHDVRDRNVGFVFQHYALFRHMTVFDNVAFGLRMKPRRERPSEQVIAQKVHELLGMVQLDWLADRYPEQLSGGQRQRIALARALAVEPKILLLDEPFGALDAKVRKELRRWLARLHEEINLTSVFVTHDQEEAMEVADRIVVMNKGVIEQIGAPGEVYEQPASDFVYHFLGDSNRLHLDDGHILFRPHEVLLSREAVAEYHGAEVRDIRPLGAITRVTLKVDGQNELVEAEVVKDHDTLVGLARGERLFIKPKASA from the coding sequence ATGTCCATCGAAATCCGCAACGTCAGCAAGCGCTTCGGCGCCTTCCAGGCCCTCAACGACATCAATCTGGACATCCACAGCGGCGAGCTGGTCGCCCTGCTCGGCCCCTCCGGCTGCGGCAAGACCACCCTGCTACGGATCATCGCCGGCCTGGAGACCCCGGATGCCGGCAGCATCTCTTTTCACGGCGAGGACGTCTCCGGCCACGACGTGCGCGACCGCAACGTCGGCTTCGTATTCCAGCACTACGCGCTGTTCCGCCACATGACGGTGTTCGACAACGTCGCCTTCGGCCTGCGCATGAAGCCCAGGCGCGAGCGGCCGAGCGAGCAGGTCATCGCCCAGAAGGTCCATGAACTGCTGGGCATGGTGCAACTCGACTGGCTGGCCGACCGCTATCCGGAGCAGTTGTCCGGCGGCCAGCGCCAGCGCATCGCCCTGGCCCGCGCGCTGGCGGTGGAGCCGAAGATCCTGCTGCTCGACGAACCCTTCGGGGCGCTGGATGCCAAGGTGCGCAAGGAGCTGCGCCGCTGGCTGGCGCGCCTGCACGAGGAGATCAACCTGACCTCGGTGTTCGTCACCCACGACCAGGAGGAAGCCATGGAGGTGGCCGACCGCATCGTGGTGATGAACAAGGGGGTGATCGAGCAGATCGGCGCGCCGGGCGAGGTCTACGAGCAGCCGGCCAGCGACTTCGTCTACCACTTCCTCGGCGACTCCAACCGCCTGCATCTGGACGACGGGCACATCCTGTTCCGCCCCCATGAGGTTCTGCTGTCCCGCGAGGCGGTGGCCGAGTACCACGGCGCCGAAGTGCGCGACATCCGTCCGCTCGGCGCCATCACCCGGGTGACCCTCAAGGTCGACGGCCAGAACGAGCTGGTCGAGGCGGAGGTGGTCAAGGACCACGACACCCTGGTCGGTCTGGCGCGCGGGGAGCGGTTGTTCATCAAGCCGAAGGCGAGCGCCTGA